From the Maioricimonas rarisocia genome, one window contains:
- a CDS encoding YkgJ family cysteine cluster protein encodes MANFGLQLPTIQNWSCQSCSGCCKQHGIFITPEEKQRIEEQNWTPTDGIPADQPIFVKMGGGLRKTWWRLAHQPDGACVFLDEQGLCRIHGKFGEPAKPLACRIYPYAFHPAGKKVTVSLRFSCPTVVANGGRSMLEQSKELRSIARQVVPDNVTQATPPDITPGQRLDWKDFHRFIDALDETFDQDDMSFLSRLLHAGMWMGVVEQSKFDRVLGDRLKEFLDIIVEASEAELPDDLQEIPAPSRVGRMQFRLLAGQYARKDTYASADGTLRGRLRLLKTAMNLTRGQGNLPPIQDCFREVPFETLEQPFGVPKEADEIFTRYFRVKIQGLAFCGRAFYRVPLVEGFYSLMLVYPAVLWIARWLAASDDRGTLTVDDVAHAMTIADHHHGYSPAFGTWGFRRRVRTLAQMGDIARLAAWYSR; translated from the coding sequence ATGGCGAATTTCGGACTGCAGCTTCCCACCATCCAGAACTGGTCCTGTCAGTCCTGCAGCGGTTGCTGTAAGCAGCACGGCATCTTCATCACGCCGGAAGAAAAGCAGCGGATTGAAGAGCAGAACTGGACGCCGACGGACGGCATCCCGGCCGACCAGCCGATCTTCGTGAAGATGGGGGGCGGGCTGCGCAAGACATGGTGGAGACTCGCACACCAGCCGGACGGGGCCTGCGTGTTCCTGGACGAGCAGGGGCTGTGCCGCATTCACGGCAAGTTCGGCGAACCGGCCAAACCACTTGCCTGCCGCATCTATCCCTATGCGTTCCATCCGGCCGGTAAGAAGGTGACCGTCAGCCTGCGATTCAGTTGCCCGACCGTTGTGGCGAACGGCGGTCGCTCGATGCTCGAGCAGTCGAAGGAACTGCGATCCATCGCCCGTCAGGTCGTGCCGGACAACGTCACGCAGGCGACGCCGCCGGACATCACCCCCGGGCAACGCCTCGACTGGAAGGACTTCCATCGCTTCATCGATGCACTGGACGAGACCTTCGACCAGGACGACATGTCGTTTCTGTCGCGACTGCTGCACGCCGGCATGTGGATGGGAGTGGTCGAGCAGTCGAAGTTCGATCGTGTGCTCGGCGACCGCCTGAAGGAGTTTCTCGACATCATCGTCGAAGCCTCCGAGGCGGAATTGCCGGACGATCTGCAGGAGATCCCCGCGCCGTCGCGTGTCGGCCGCATGCAGTTCCGCCTGCTGGCCGGCCAGTATGCCCGCAAGGACACGTACGCCAGTGCCGACGGCACGCTGCGGGGGCGACTCCGTCTGCTGAAGACCGCGATGAACCTCACGCGAGGGCAGGGGAACCTGCCGCCGATTCAGGATTGCTTCCGGGAAGTGCCGTTCGAAACGCTCGAGCAGCCGTTCGGCGTCCCGAAGGAAGCGGACGAGATCTTCACCCGGTACTTCCGCGTGAAGATTCAGGGGCTGGCGTTCTGCGGTCGGGCCTTCTACCGGGTGCCGCTCGTGGAAGGCTTCTACAGCCTGATGCTCGTTTATCCGGCGGTCCTCTGGATCGCCCGCTGGCTGGCCGCCAGTGACGATCGCGGGACGCTCACCGTCGACGACGTCGCCCATGCGATGACGATTGCCGACCACCACCACGGGTACTCGCCGGCCTTCGGGACGTGGGGATTCCGTCGCCGCGTGCGGACGCTGGCGCAGATGGGCGACATCGCCCGCCTGGCCGCCTGGTACAGCCGGTGA
- a CDS encoding sulfurtransferase, whose protein sequence is MNLPRFLLTLAIAAMLCGCPEEQPLETVADPVPQPAPEVPSEPPEQAAEPAAPVDEAPAADELLVTAEELQAQLDDTELRILDVRSEEAYAESHIPGAVRVDLNDWKSLALSEGGLQDADAWAGRVGELGINAGTPVIVYADNPTNATRIWWTLEYLGVNDVRVLNGGWAAWQQADAPVSNEPLVPTPTEFEPEFQEERLAAKEDVQKVIETPGGAIALLDARSEGEYTGTSGPGARKGHIPGFARLEWTNFVDEQGRFKSPDKIREIVGDRPAGEGAITYCQTGGRASLNAFALELAGYGPVQNYYCGWSEWSAADDVPVKTPAEDAAGGSENESE, encoded by the coding sequence ATGAACCTGCCTCGATTTCTGCTGACGCTTGCCATCGCGGCGATGCTCTGCGGCTGCCCCGAAGAGCAACCGCTCGAAACCGTCGCGGATCCGGTCCCGCAGCCGGCTCCCGAAGTTCCGTCGGAACCTCCCGAGCAGGCGGCCGAGCCGGCAGCGCCCGTCGATGAGGCGCCGGCCGCCGACGAACTGCTGGTGACCGCAGAGGAACTGCAGGCTCAGCTCGATGACACGGAACTGCGGATTCTCGATGTCCGCAGTGAGGAGGCCTATGCCGAGTCGCATATTCCGGGGGCCGTCCGTGTCGACCTCAACGACTGGAAAAGCCTCGCCCTCTCGGAAGGAGGACTGCAGGATGCCGACGCCTGGGCCGGGCGGGTCGGCGAATTGGGGATCAACGCCGGCACTCCCGTGATCGTCTACGCGGACAACCCGACGAACGCCACCCGCATCTGGTGGACGCTGGAGTATCTCGGCGTTAACGATGTCCGCGTCCTGAACGGTGGCTGGGCGGCCTGGCAGCAGGCGGATGCCCCTGTTTCAAACGAACCGCTGGTGCCGACGCCGACGGAGTTCGAGCCGGAATTCCAGGAAGAACGCCTCGCCGCGAAGGAGGACGTGCAGAAGGTGATCGAAACTCCCGGGGGAGCAATCGCGCTGCTCGATGCCCGCTCGGAAGGGGAGTACACCGGCACGTCCGGCCCGGGAGCCCGCAAAGGGCACATCCCCGGCTTTGCCCGGCTGGAATGGACGAACTTCGTCGACGAGCAGGGACGGTTCAAGTCGCCCGACAAGATCCGTGAGATTGTCGGTGACCGACCGGCCGGGGAAGGGGCCATCACGTACTGCCAGACCGGTGGACGGGCCTCACTGAATGCGTTCGCTCTCGAACTGGCCGGCTACGGTCCGGTGCAGAACTACTACTGCGGCTGGTCGGAGTGGAGCGCGGCGGACGATGTACCCGTGAAGACACCTGCCGAAGACGCTGCTGGTGGCAGTGAGAACGAGAGCGAGTAG
- a CDS encoding PIG-L deacetylase family protein, with product MSETQLRVLVIGAHPDDSDLTAAGSALFWKQGGHEVRFVSVTNGESGHHQMSGQPLVERRTAEAAASGKVLGLQYDVLHHRDGYLQPSLEARFHMIGYIREYRPDLILTHRPNDYHPDHRYTSTLVCDAAYMVTVPPIVPEVPALRKNPVIAYLSDHFTRPYPFSPTVVVDVEPVLETIVDALCCHESQFFEWLAYNSGREDQVPEGAEARREFMKQWYIERISPLADRYRDLVVETYGPERGNQIRFIEAFEPCEYGSPLTDEERRRLFPFLP from the coding sequence TTGTCTGAGACGCAATTGCGAGTACTGGTCATCGGGGCCCATCCCGACGACTCTGATCTGACCGCCGCCGGGTCCGCCCTGTTCTGGAAGCAGGGAGGGCACGAGGTGCGGTTCGTCAGCGTGACCAACGGCGAATCGGGACATCACCAGATGTCCGGGCAGCCGCTGGTGGAACGGCGGACAGCGGAGGCAGCGGCATCCGGCAAGGTTCTGGGGCTGCAGTACGACGTGCTCCATCATCGGGACGGATACCTGCAGCCATCGCTGGAAGCGCGGTTCCACATGATCGGCTACATCCGCGAGTATCGACCGGACCTGATTCTCACGCACCGCCCGAACGACTATCACCCCGACCACCGCTACACGTCGACACTTGTCTGCGATGCCGCCTACATGGTGACGGTCCCCCCCATCGTTCCCGAGGTTCCCGCGCTGCGGAAGAACCCGGTCATCGCGTACCTGTCGGATCACTTTACGCGGCCGTACCCGTTCTCGCCGACGGTCGTCGTCGATGTCGAACCGGTCCTCGAAACCATCGTCGATGCGCTCTGCTGCCACGAGTCGCAGTTCTTCGAATGGCTGGCGTATAACTCCGGCCGTGAAGACCAGGTTCCCGAGGGGGCCGAGGCCCGCCGCGAGTTCATGAAGCAGTGGTACATCGAGCGGATCAGCCCGCTGGCGGACCGGTACCGCGACCTCGTTGTGGAGACGTACGGGCCGGAGCGAGGCAACCAGATCCGCTTCATCGAGGCATTCGAGCCCTGCGAGTACGGCTCGCCGCTGACAGACGAAGAACGTCGCCGGCTGTTTCCGTTTCTGCCATGA
- a CDS encoding UDP-2,3-diacylglucosamine diphosphatase: MAAPPLKAQRQVGRTSPHSLETEQSVRTLFVSDLHLGCRHAQAGAFLEYISRHLPRELYLVGDVIDGWKLGARWRWTAEYSSILERLNYLVKHGTRIYYTPGNHDAFLRDELFSSVLRGKLGSIEIADEFVFSSVSGRRLLVIHGDQFDNVEEKAQWVSRLGARAHDYLLSMNRLVSRMRRVEDRSPYAYCGRIKRRVKQKVCESSRFRERLLEHAHSRGCDGVVCGHLHSPLVADIDGMLYANVGDWVEHCTAMIEYEDGSLVLDHYYAGDREHVSVEVDSQPLLSKQEVAATASAGCAPVSGCRSEA; this comes from the coding sequence ATGGCCGCTCCGCCACTGAAGGCACAACGTCAGGTCGGCAGGACGTCACCCCACAGCCTGGAGACCGAACAGTCGGTTCGCACGCTGTTTGTGAGCGACCTGCACCTCGGCTGCAGGCACGCACAGGCCGGGGCGTTTCTCGAGTACATCTCGCGTCATCTGCCCCGGGAACTGTACCTGGTCGGCGACGTGATTGACGGCTGGAAGCTGGGAGCCCGCTGGCGGTGGACCGCCGAGTACAGCAGCATCCTCGAGCGGCTCAATTACCTCGTCAAACATGGCACGCGAATCTACTACACCCCCGGCAACCACGACGCCTTCCTGCGGGACGAGCTGTTTTCATCGGTACTGCGGGGCAAGCTCGGCTCGATCGAAATCGCCGACGAGTTCGTCTTCTCGTCGGTCTCGGGCCGCCGGCTGCTGGTGATCCACGGCGACCAGTTCGACAACGTCGAAGAGAAAGCCCAGTGGGTCTCGCGGCTGGGCGCCCGCGCCCACGACTACCTGCTCTCGATGAACCGCTTGGTCAGCCGGATGCGGCGGGTCGAAGATCGCAGCCCGTACGCCTACTGCGGCCGCATCAAACGCCGCGTCAAGCAGAAGGTCTGCGAGTCGAGTCGGTTCCGCGAGCGGCTGCTCGAGCACGCGCACAGTCGCGGGTGTGATGGCGTCGTCTGCGGTCACCTGCACTCGCCGCTCGTCGCCGACATCGACGGCATGCTCTACGCGAACGTCGGGGACTGGGTCGAACATTGCACCGCAATGATTGAATACGAGGACGGCAGCCTGGTCCTCGATCACTACTACGCCGGTGATCGGGAACACGTTTCCGTTGAGGTGGATTCGCAGCCACTGCTTTCCAAGCAGGAGGTGGCCGCGACGGCCTCCGCAGGCTGTGCACCGGTCTCCGGCTGCCGAAGCGAAGCCTGA
- a CDS encoding glycosyltransferase family protein codes for MATILYSLAGEGRGHATRVRTVVEALRDRHRIEIFAPGVAYDLLSRAYQHSSVTVRRIPGLLFHYSQQRLDYLQTISEAGRYLAGLPQLIRRLRDAICSSRADLVITDFEPALPRAALRESVPFISLDHQHFLTACDLSDLPLHLRAHASIMSPVVGSYYQGQAATIISSFYFPPVHRWYRDCVVQAGVLLRPEIRNMQPVVGNHLLVYLRRFAPDNVMSALASCRREVRIYGLGERPAEGNLKFFGVSEHGFLQDLATCQALISNAGNQLIGEAMFLGKPVLAIPEARNFEQFINAFYIRQGGGGDWCHVHEFGDRLLSRFLEHMDEYRGRIDRNRLDGLPTVLDAVESHLPALPGTSSGSHELRLLESRVS; via the coding sequence ATGGCTACCATCCTTTACAGTCTGGCTGGAGAGGGACGCGGCCACGCAACCCGTGTCCGTACGGTTGTCGAAGCGCTGCGCGATCGCCATCGCATCGAGATCTTCGCACCCGGCGTCGCGTATGATCTGCTGTCGCGGGCCTACCAGCACTCCTCAGTGACGGTCCGCCGAATCCCCGGACTGCTGTTTCACTACTCGCAACAGCGGCTGGATTACCTGCAAACGATCTCCGAAGCCGGTCGATATCTTGCTGGTCTTCCCCAGCTCATTCGACGACTGCGGGACGCGATCTGCTCCAGCCGGGCCGATCTGGTGATCACCGATTTCGAGCCGGCGTTGCCCCGCGCCGCCCTGCGGGAGTCGGTCCCGTTCATCAGCCTCGATCACCAGCACTTTCTCACCGCCTGTGACCTCAGCGACCTGCCGCTGCACCTGCGGGCGCACGCATCGATCATGAGCCCCGTCGTGGGCTCATACTACCAGGGGCAGGCGGCGACGATCATTTCCTCATTCTACTTCCCGCCGGTGCACCGCTGGTACCGGGACTGCGTCGTTCAGGCCGGGGTTCTGCTGCGCCCGGAGATCCGCAACATGCAGCCGGTCGTCGGCAATCATCTGCTGGTCTACCTGCGTCGATTCGCCCCGGACAACGTCATGTCGGCTCTGGCGAGTTGTAGACGCGAAGTCCGGATCTACGGACTCGGCGAACGCCCGGCTGAAGGGAATCTGAAGTTCTTCGGCGTCAGCGAACACGGTTTTCTGCAGGATCTGGCGACCTGCCAGGCGTTGATCTCCAATGCCGGCAATCAGCTGATCGGCGAGGCGATGTTCCTCGGCAAACCGGTGCTGGCCATTCCGGAAGCCAGGAACTTCGAGCAGTTCATCAATGCGTTCTACATCCGCCAGGGGGGCGGAGGAGACTGGTGTCACGTGCACGAGTTCGGCGACCGATTGCTGAGCCGCTTCCTCGAACACATGGACGAGTACCGCGGACGGATCGACCGGAATCGCCTTGACGGCCTGCCGACGGTTCTCGACGCGGTCGAATCGCACCTGCCGGCCCTCCCCGGAACGTCCTCAGGCTCACACGAACTTCGTCTACTGGAAAGTCGCGTTTCATGA
- a CDS encoding radical SAM protein, with amino-acid sequence MIGRLAGYLNAVRQNRRRQDGLPRMLTYTVTFGCNARCVMCDSWKMSTEGDLTLDEIEHIFRQLPRLDAVRLTGGEPFVRKDFAQITDLADRHLRPMLLHVTTNGFLTDRIVRFCEERHHRTPLEMLISIDGVGEKHNEIRGNSRAYDSCIETIEQLAPHRKRLNLSLAVNQTIVDAEGVEHYKRLRDTLKKYDVRNHVVMAYDVSATYNLERELELAPGEIGEFTTFGEFTDDHLRELFDELERDLDSYRFLQRIAKRYYLRGIRNRLLGGTGLPNPPCVALNAHMRLFPNGDVPTCQFNSRTVGNLREQSFEEVWTSAQAAEQRTWVRNCAGCWAECEVLPSAIYTGDLLKEWIRPTQPGPTDPDAVRPLRNLPKEEPQDAELVELST; translated from the coding sequence ATGATCGGTCGACTGGCTGGCTATCTCAACGCTGTCCGGCAGAATCGTCGTCGCCAGGACGGCCTGCCCCGCATGCTTACCTACACGGTCACCTTCGGCTGCAATGCCCGCTGCGTGATGTGTGACTCGTGGAAGATGTCGACCGAAGGAGATCTCACGCTCGACGAGATCGAGCACATCTTCCGCCAGCTGCCGCGACTCGATGCCGTCCGCCTGACCGGAGGCGAACCGTTCGTCCGCAAGGACTTTGCCCAGATCACCGACCTGGCCGATCGCCACCTGCGGCCGATGCTGCTGCATGTGACGACGAACGGCTTTCTGACCGACCGGATCGTCCGCTTCTGCGAGGAACGCCATCATCGCACGCCGCTCGAAATGCTGATCTCGATCGACGGCGTGGGGGAGAAGCACAACGAGATCCGCGGCAACAGCCGGGCCTACGACAGCTGCATCGAGACCATCGAACAGCTTGCACCACACCGCAAACGGCTCAATTTGAGTCTCGCCGTCAACCAGACGATCGTCGATGCCGAGGGGGTCGAGCACTACAAGCGTCTGCGGGACACGCTCAAAAAGTACGACGTCCGCAATCATGTCGTCATGGCTTATGACGTCAGCGCAACCTACAACCTCGAACGGGAACTCGAGCTGGCTCCGGGGGAGATCGGCGAGTTCACGACGTTCGGCGAATTCACCGACGATCACCTGCGGGAACTGTTCGACGAACTCGAGCGCGACCTGGACAGCTATCGGTTCCTGCAGCGGATTGCCAAGCGGTACTACCTGCGTGGCATCCGCAACCGCCTTCTGGGAGGAACCGGCCTGCCGAACCCGCCCTGCGTGGCTCTCAACGCACACATGCGGCTGTTCCCCAACGGGGATGTGCCCACCTGCCAGTTCAACAGCCGGACGGTCGGCAACCTTCGCGAGCAATCGTTTGAGGAGGTGTGGACGAGTGCTCAGGCTGCCGAGCAGCGGACCTGGGTCCGCAACTGTGCCGGCTGCTGGGCCGAGTGTGAGGTGCTTCCCAGTGCGATCTACACCGGCGATCTGCTGAAGGAGTGGATCCGTCCAACCCAGCCCGGCCCGACCGATCCCGATGCTGTCCGCCCGCTGCGGAATCTTCCGAAGGAAGAGCCCCAGGACGCCGAACTGGTCGAGCTGTCGACGTAG
- a CDS encoding IS4 family transposase, producing the protein MHCNQGRLSQQLNVLRRQFALSDELPFGNVLSTALVERLITEAGLTVHKRVFTPTITVLMFLWQVISQDHSCREVVARLLAFRAATGQPSCSPQTGGYCLARQRLPESFVAALARETGRELERSTPDEWRWKGRRVHVFDGSTVTMPDTTANQEAYPQQPNQKQGLGFPIARIAAVFSLSCGAVLDLAICRYQGKGQSELGLLRSLWNLFAAGDVLLADRYICSWYELMELQQRGVDFVVRVHQSRKVDFRRGKRLGKQDHVVVWKKPRRRKGMDPAEYAALPDELFVREVRLVVSVSGFRTRRLNVATSLQDPQAFSRLDLTDLYRQRWNAELDLRSLKQTMQMDMLRCKTPEMVRKELWTHLLGYNLIRTVMAQAARQYALPPRQISFKGAMQAILAFQPYWDLCTPENGAALHAELLRFVASQRVGKRPNRIEPRAKKRRPNSYRLLTQPREIARAAILNGSCSS; encoded by the coding sequence GTGCATTGTAATCAAGGACGTCTCTCGCAACAGCTCAATGTGCTTCGTCGTCAGTTCGCTCTGTCCGACGAGCTCCCGTTCGGAAACGTACTCTCCACGGCACTTGTCGAACGGCTGATCACCGAAGCAGGCCTGACCGTACACAAGCGGGTGTTCACCCCCACCATCACAGTCCTGATGTTCCTCTGGCAGGTCATCTCTCAGGACCACTCCTGCCGCGAAGTCGTCGCCCGGCTGCTCGCCTTCCGGGCCGCCACCGGCCAGCCGTCATGCTCGCCACAGACCGGAGGCTACTGCCTGGCCCGGCAGCGGCTTCCGGAATCGTTTGTGGCCGCTCTGGCGCGGGAAACGGGGCGGGAACTGGAACGCAGCACGCCTGACGAGTGGCGCTGGAAAGGTCGTCGCGTGCACGTGTTTGATGGTTCGACGGTCACCATGCCGGATACCACCGCCAACCAGGAAGCCTATCCCCAGCAGCCCAACCAGAAGCAGGGCCTGGGCTTCCCGATTGCGCGAATTGCCGCCGTCTTCTCGCTTTCGTGCGGTGCCGTCCTGGACCTGGCCATCTGCCGTTACCAGGGCAAGGGGCAGAGCGAACTGGGGCTGCTGCGCTCCTTGTGGAACCTGTTCGCTGCGGGGGACGTGTTGCTGGCGGATCGCTACATCTGTTCGTGGTACGAACTGATGGAACTGCAGCAACGCGGTGTCGACTTTGTGGTTCGCGTGCATCAGTCCCGAAAGGTCGACTTCCGTCGCGGGAAGCGGCTGGGAAAGCAGGATCATGTGGTCGTGTGGAAGAAGCCGCGGCGACGTAAGGGAATGGATCCTGCTGAATATGCAGCATTGCCAGACGAACTGTTCGTGCGCGAGGTGCGTCTGGTCGTCTCGGTGTCAGGCTTTCGCACGCGTCGTCTGAATGTGGCCACGTCGCTGCAGGATCCGCAGGCATTCAGCAGGCTGGACCTCACAGACCTGTATCGCCAGCGATGGAATGCCGAACTGGATCTGCGGTCTCTGAAGCAGACAATGCAGATGGACATGCTGCGGTGCAAGACGCCCGAGATGGTGCGTAAGGAACTGTGGACGCACCTTCTGGGGTATAATCTGATCCGCACGGTGATGGCCCAGGCGGCGCGGCAATACGCGCTTCCGCCGCGTCAGATCAGTTTCAAAGGGGCCATGCAGGCGATCCTGGCTTTCCAGCCGTACTGGGACCTGTGTACGCCGGAAAACGGCGCAGCGCTGCATGCCGAGCTCCTCCGTTTTGTGGCCTCGCAACGGGTGGGCAAACGTCCCAACCGCATTGAACCCCGAGCCAAGAAACGACGGCCCAACTCGTACCGACTTCTCACGCAACCACGTGAAATTGCCCGAGCTGCAATCCTCAACGGAAGTTGCAGCAGTTAA